One stretch of Bacteroidota bacterium DNA includes these proteins:
- a CDS encoding response regulator, which produces MELEKIPFHFRNLLNNGVGIAQDKLDSIFDSFSQADVATTRKFGGTGLGLSISKRLTELSGGILSVESTLGKGSIFTATIPFEVSEAAVSKNADDENAAGDTTLPIGKIAVDKITVGDYHVVLMDVQMPVMDGYEAARTIRKLENKKKNSIAIVAMTASVIKSEVDKCYESGMDDFIAKPFEPKELRNKILKYATPQQLN; this is translated from the coding sequence ATGGAATTGGAAAAAATACCATTTCATTTCCGCAATTTATTAAATAATGGTGTGGGTATTGCACAGGATAAACTCGATTCCATTTTTGATAGTTTCTCGCAGGCTGATGTGGCTACCACACGTAAATTTGGCGGAACAGGTCTCGGATTGAGCATCAGCAAAAGGTTGACAGAATTATCAGGTGGTATTTTATCTGTAGAAAGCACCTTAGGCAAAGGTTCTATATTTACTGCTACCATTCCGTTTGAAGTGAGTGAAGCTGCGGTTTCCAAAAATGCCGACGACGAAAATGCAGCAGGCGACACAACTTTACCGATTGGTAAAATTGCAGTCGATAAAATTACAGTTGGCGATTATCATGTTGTGCTGATGGATGTGCAGATGCCGGTGATGGATGGTTATGAAGCAGCGCGCACCATCAGAAAACTGGAAAATAAAAAGAAAAATTCCATTGCCATTGTCGCAATGACCGCATCGGTAATTAAAAGTGAAGTAGATAAATGTTATGAAAGTGGTATGGATGATTTTATTGCCAAACCATTTGAACCAAAAGAATTACGTAATAAGATATTAAAATATGCAACTCCTCAGCAGCTTAATTAA